ATTTGCACCACCAGGAACCCCAGCGTCACGCCAATCGCCCCCGCCAGATGGCCGCCAATGAGAATTGCCGGGATAAACAGAAACGTTTTAAAGACGTTGAACTTAAAGCTGATATCCACGCGCGCTTTCGCCATCAGCAGCGAACCAATCGGGTTGCCGACCGAGCGCAACAGCCCCACCACGCACAGCAATTGCAGGATCGGGATAATGCTGTTCCACTTCTCGCCAAACACTAACGGCACAAAATTGTTCGCCACTACCATCAGGCCCAACAGCGCGGGAAAATTGATAATTCCCACCACGGAAAGCAACTTATAGAAGTTGACGCGCAGCTTCTCGGTATCGTCCTGGATTTTGGCGAATGCCGGAAATAGCACGCGAGTAATGATGGGGTTAAGCTTCGCCGGCGGCACAACAGCCACGTTGTACGCGAGGTTATATCCCCCGGCGACGCTTGCGCCGAGAATTCTCGCCAGTACCAGCGTCGATAAATTCGTGTTGATGTAATTGACGATACTGTCCGCCGTCAGCCACGCGCCAAAACGCAGGTTCGTGGACACCGATGCCAGCGAAAAATGCAGCCCCGGACGGTAAATCTTGCGGCCAAAGTAACCAAACAGCAGCGTTCGCACCGCGCTGTTCACCAGATAGCCGAGAATCGCGGTTAGCGCCAGCGGCCAGTAATGGGCGCTAATCACCGTAAAGGTGAACCCCGCCAGCACGGAGGTCGTTTCGATCATGCCGATCTTATTGAACTCCAGCTCTTTTTGCATCAGAGCGCGGAACTGCTGCCCGTGAGGGATCACGATAAACGCCAGCGACAACGTTTTGATTAACGGCGCGAGATCCGGGTTATGCAAAACATGGGCAATCGCATCGCTCAGCCAAAAGACCACCGCAAATACCACAATCCCAAGCCCAACGTTTAGCCAGTAAAGCGTGGTCAGCTCCAGATGCCCAATCGTTTTACGCTGGATAATCGAGTTCGCGATGCCAAAGTCCGAGATCGTGTCGGCCAGCGCGATAATCACCAGCGAGACGGTCAACAGGCCAAACTGGTGGTTGTCGATGATCCGCGCCAGCACCGTCATCTGAATTAACCCCAGACCGATAATCACTATCGTGGCGATAGCCGACCATTTAGCGCCGCTGATCGTTTTTTGTCGTAAACTCATTCTTTTCTCCAGAACCTGTTCACAAGGCATCATTGGCGCAGCCAGATTGAATACGGACAGCGCGGAAAAACCGGAGCGTACACGCTGCCCTGGTGCAATATGGCAAGTAAAATAGCCTTGTGGGTCAGGTTCTTAATACGCCGCTTTATTAACAAACCCTTTAAAAATCGTCAGAAAAACGATTTTGATATCGAACCAAATACTCCATTCGCGGATGTATTCCAGGTCGAATTCCACGCGTTTTTCCATTTTCTCCAGCGTATCGGTCTCACCGCGCCAGCCATTAATTTGCGCCCAGCCGGTGATGCCCGGCTTCATCTTGTGGCGTAGCATGTAACCTTCAATCAACTGACGATACTGTTCGTTGTGCGCCACCGCGTGAGGACGAGGACCGACGATGGACATCCCGCCAGTTAATACGTTGATAAACTGCGGCAATTCATCCAGTGAGGTACGACGCAAAAAGTTACCTACCCGGGTGACGCGCGGATCGTTTTGCGTCGCCTGGGTAACGACCTTATCGTTCTCCATCACCTTCATTGAGCGGAACTTCCAGACTTTGATCGGCTTGCCGTCCATCCCGTAGCGCGTCTGACGGAAAATCACCGGCCCGGGCGAGCTCAATTTGACCGCCAGCGCAATGCAGCACAGTACCGGTGAGATGAGCAGCAGAATCAGCGACGCCAGCACGATATCTTCTGCCCGTTTAAGCAGACGGTTAATCCCTGATAGCGGCGTGTCATATAGCGGAACGACCGGAACGCCGCTCATCTCCTCCACGCGCGAGTGGAGAATATTAAAGGTGAACACATCGGGAATAAGGATCACCGAGCAGGTGGTGTCGGCCAGCTCGCGCACCAGTTTTTTCACCATGGCGCCGTCGCTCATCGACATGGCGATATAAACATTGTGAATTCGCGAGGCTTTCGCATCGTCAATTAACTGCTCGAAGTTCCCGGCCCAGTCAGCAGAGACGCCGCCCGGTTTGGGATCGTGATAGACGCCCACCACCTCAAAACCCAGCCACGGCTCATTACGGAAGCTATCCAGCAACGCCTGGCCCGCAGGCAAATCTCCGGCGACGGCGACCCGGCGAGTGTTATAACCACGATTGCGTAGCCAGCCCGCGCCGAAACGAATAAATGAACGGCATAACACTAAGCCCAGGCTGGACAACGCATACCAGGCCAGCCAGGTGGCGAGGCGGTTGTCAAAGTCATCATTAAACGCCACCAGACCGGCGCTGAAGATCAGGCTCAGCGTCCAGTTTTGCAGTAACAGCGTTAACTCTGTCGACATTTTGACGCCGCGCCAGGAGCGATAAAAATCGGTTATCCCGCCCAGCATTTGAAAAACAACCAGCGTAATCAGCGCCACCAACAGGTGCATGTACAGGAATGGCAGTCCACTGACTTCACAGATGAACCACAGCCCGCCAAACATGATGGTGATATCTGAAAAGCGTTGCACCATAGAGATTAACGATGCATTGGTTTTGGCTCGTTCGCGCTTTTTTAGATTTGTCATCGTTGTTCCTGTGATTGGCCCCTTACCCGCAGGCGGTAAGGGGAGATCTGACGTTACTGATTCAGCAGCGCCAGCAGAGTGCGTGTTCGCGCTTCCATCAGCGGAATATCGCCGCGTGATTCCACATTCAGGCGCACCACCGGTTCGGTGTTTGACGAGCGCAGGTTGAAACGCCAGTCGGCGAACGACATGCTGAGGCCGTCCGTGCGGTCCACTGCCTGCGCCTCTTCCGCAAAGTGCGCTTCCACCCGCGCAATGGCCGCCGCCGGCTCCGCCAGTCTGCTGTTGATTTCCCCGCTCGCCGGGAACGCCGCCATCCGGTCGCGAACCAGCTCACCCAGCGACTGTCTCTTCAGGCACACCAGCTCCGCCACCAGCAGCCACGGGATCATCCCGCTGTCGCAGTAGGCAAAATCACGAAAATAGTGATGCGCGCTCATTTCCCCGCCATAAATGGCATCCTCCGTACGCATCCGCTCCTTGATAAAGGCGTGCCCGGTTTTTGACATCACCGGCGTCCCGCCCGCCGCCGTCACCACTGCCTCCGTGTTCCAGGTCAGGCGCGGGTCGTGGATAATCTTCGCCCCCGGGTGTTTTTCCAGAAATGCTTCCGCCAGCAGCCCGACGATGTAGTACCCCTCGATAAACTGCCCTTTCTCATCGAACAGGAAGCAGCGGTCGAAGTCGCCGTCAAAGGCGATACCCATGTCCGCCCCGTGTTCAATAACGGCCTTGCGGGTGTCGTCGCGACACTCCGGCAGCAACGGGTTGGGAATGCCGTTCGGGAAGGTGCCGTCCGGGGTGTTGTGGATTTTGATGAACTCCACCGGCGCGCCCAGCGCCTTCAGGCGCGCTTCGATGGCGTCAATGACCGGCCCCGCCGCCCCATTGCCGGCGTTAAACACCAGCTTCAGCGGGGTGAGATTGTTAACACTGATATAGCCGAGCAGGTGGTCGATGTAGGCGTCGCGCAGGCTGATTTGTCTGTAGCTGCCGCGCGCGGCCTCGTTCACCGGCGGGAAGTCGCCCGCTTCCGCCAGACGCTGAACGTCGCGCAGACCGGTGTCGCCGCTTATCGGGCGGGCGCCCTCGCGCACCAGCTTCATACCGTTGTAGTCCATCGGATTATGGCTGGCGGTCACTTCAATACCGCCGTCCACGCCAAGGTGGAAGGTGGCGAAGTAAATCTCTTCGGTGCCGGACATACCGATATCCAGCACGTCGACGCCCGCGTCCTGTAACCCTTTCGCCAGCGCCAGCTTCAGCGCCTCGCTGGTCAGGCGCACGTCGCCGCCCAGCACGACGGTTTTCGGTTTTAAATATTCGCCGTAAGCGCGGCCAATCCGCCACGCGATATCTTCATTGAGCTCTTCGCCCAGCCTGCCGCGAATGTCGTAGGCCTTGAAACAGGTTAATTTTGTCATGTGCTTCCCCTTCTTCAGGCAACAGTTAGCCCTGACCGTAAATGGCCAGCATCGTTATTGTTATTCATTGCCGGATGGCGCGTTGCGCTTACCGGGCATAATTGCAGGCGTCAGACCCGCCCGTAACGATCCTCGAACCGCACCACGTCGTCCTCTTCGAGATACGAGCCGGAACGCACTTCAATTAAATCGAGCGGTATTTTTCCCGGATTTTCCAGGCAGTGGGTCGCCCCCAGCGGAATATAGATGGACTCGTTTTCACCGAGCAGCTTAACCTCGCCGTTGATGGTGACTCTGGCGGTCCCCGCCACCACCACCCAGTGCTCGGCGCGGTGATGGTGCATCTGCACCGACAGTCCTTCCCCCGGCTTGACGGTAATACGCTTCACCTGATAGCGCTCGCCCGCGTCGATGGAGTCGTATTTGCCCCACGGGCGGTAAACCTCGCGGTGCATGTGGTGCTCATGGCGTCCGTCGGCCTTGATCTTCTCCACCACCTTTTTCACGTCCTGCACCGCGTGGCGATCGGCAATCAGCACGGCGTCTTTGGTCTGCACCACCACCAGATCCTTCACGCCGACGGTGGTCACCAGGCCGGATTCGGCGTAAACGTAGCTGTTTTCCGTTTTATGGCTGATGACGTCGCCGTGGTGGACGTTTCCCTCCGGGGTGTGGGCGCTGATTTCCCACAGCGAGGACCACGAGCCGACATCGCTCCAGCCCGCATCCATCGGCATCACCACCGCGTCCGCCGTTCGCTCCATCACCGCGTAGTCAATGGACTCTTCCGGACAGGCGAGGAAGGCCTCTTCATCCACACGAATGAAGTCAAGATCCGGATCGACGCCGCGCATCGCCTGTTCACAGGCGGCCAGAATATCGGGGCGGAACTTTTTCAGCTCTTCCAGATAGCGTCCGGCGCGGAACAGAAACATGCCGCTGTTCCAGTAGTAATCGCCGCTGGCGACGTAGGCCTGAGCGGTTTCCAGCCCCGGCTTCTCAACGAACTGCGCCACCTCAAAAGCCACCGCATCCGTCGCGCCCGGCACGACATCACCGCGCCGGATATAGCCATAGCCGGTTTCCGGCAGATCCGGCACGATACCGAAGGTCACCAGTTTGCCCGCGTCGGCATAGGGCATGGCGCCGCGCACCGCGTCGCGGAAGGCCTCTTCATTGGCGATTGCATGATCCGCCGCCAGTACCAGCATCAGCGGATCGCAGTCCGTATGCTGGCGCGTCGCCGCCAGCGCCGCCAGCGCAATCGCCGGCGCGGTATTGCGCCCGGCGGGCTCAAGAATAATGTTCTCCGTCAGCTTATTGAGCTGGCGGAGCTGTTCGGCAACGATAAAACGGTGCTGTTCGTTACAGATCACCAGCGGGCTTTCGCACTCCACGCCGTTCAGACGGCAAATGGTGGTTTGCAGCATGGTGAGATCGCCTTTCAGGCACAGAAACTGTTTTGGATAAAGCACGCGAGAAAGCGGCCACAATCGGCTACCGGAGCCACCGGCCATCACAACCGGGTAAAGTTTTGTCTGACGCATTATCATCCCCGAATATCTGCAATAAATTGGCGTAGCACGTTCTCTTTATTGAGCGTGCGTTCGGCGTATTCACGTGCCGTCGTGTTGTTTTTCGGCATGGCGAGCGCCTGGCTAATCCCGTTGACCAGCGCGTCGGTCGACTCCGGTTCCACGCAAACGGCGATGCCCGGATAGCGCGCGCAAAGTTGTCCTAATTCGGTGTGCGGCTCAGCGGTAATCACCGCATTACCGCCGACCGCCAGAATGTTAGTCAGCTTGGAGGGCAGTACCGCATCCGCCGCGCCGCGCTTTTGCACCACCAGATGGCAGTCGCCCATTTTCAGCAGCGCGGGTAAGGCGTCGTAAGGCTGCAGCGGGAGGAATTTAATATTTGCCAGGCCGCGTTCGCGGGCCATGTTCTCCAGCCGCGCCTTGCCGCCCCCCTGGCCGACAATCGCAAAAATCAACGGTCGATCGCGTAATCGTTCCGCGGCGTCAATTACCTTTTCCAGCCCTTGCTTTTCGCCGATATTGCCGGAATAGAGCACAATTTTTTTGCCCTCTGGCAAGCCAAGCTGCTGACGCAAAGCCGTCACGTCAGCGTCATTAACGTCCTGAAAGCGCGCCACTTCCGACCAGTTCGGAAAAAAGAGGATTTTTTCCGCCGCGACGCCCTTTTCCCGCGCTTTATTCATCATGGAGCGAGAGATGGTCGAAACATTATCAACGTTACGCAGCGCGCTGCGTTCAAAGGCCGTCGCTAACCGCGCTACGCTGCCGCGCTTGCCTTTTCCCGCCATTCCTAAGCCGAGCATGGCGTCCACTTCGTAATCCTGAATATGCAGTACGGTACGCGCGCCGGAGAGTGTCGCCAGCAGACGCATTCCCGGCGTACAAAAGAGCGTCGGTACAACGCCGATAATCCGATCCGGCTTCCAGCGACGCTGCGCCATCAGTGGGAAAAAACTGCTCAATGCAAAGCTCCCCAGATGAAGCAGTCGTTTTAAGGTGGAGGGCTGTTTCGGCACATACAGCGGGCAGCGCCAGACGGTAGCCTCGCCCTCTTCCCGGCGATAGCGCCAGGCGGAATAGCGCTCACCGACCTTCCACTGCGGGTAGTACGGCGGCGCAGTAATGACCCGCACCTCATGGCCTTCCTGCGCCATCCACGCCACCATTTCGCCGGTATATTTGCCGATACCGGTCAGTTCCGGCGAATAGTTAATGCCATAGACCAGGATCTTCATAGGCCCACCGCCGGCGCGTCAGGAGAGAAGTAGGCCCGACTGTTCTCATGAACATTGTCGCTTGCCAGAAGCTGTTCCGGCGTCAGCCAGCGGTAACTGCCATGCTGGGCATCAGGCAGGCGTAAATCGCTCTCCGCCACGCGCAGACGAAAGCCGAGCACGATGTAGTGAGTTGAAAAATCCTCACCGGAAAAGTTGTCGTCATAGAAGTGCTGCCAGACGCCATAAAACGTCCCTGCCGCCAGCGGCAGACGCACGCCCAGTTCCGCCTGCGTCAGGCGTGCAAAGGCGGCCTCCAGCGTTTCGTCTTTGCACACCCGCCCCCCCGGCACAAACCAGTAGCCCTGCGCCGGACGGTTGAGACGCTGGCCCAGTAAAATTTCCCCCTGGCCGTTTTCCACGATGAAATCGAGGGAGATGAGGGGCGTGGCCCGCACCACGGCGGCGAAATCTTCCTGACGTAAAAACATTGTCACCCCCGGAACCGTTGCTGATTCTCAAGGAACCACTGGTAAGTACCGGCAAGCCCTGCCTCCAGTGAAATTTCGTGATACCAGCCAAGCTGATGCAGGCGCGTGACGTCGAGCAATTTACGCGGCGTGCCGTCCGGCTTCGCGGCATCGAACACCACCCGGCCCTGGTAACCCACCACCTTTGCGATGGTCTGCGCCAGCTCGCGGATGGTGCAGTCCACGCCAGTGCCGACGTTAATGTGCGACAGCATCGGGGCAGTGTTCTCCTGCCACACTTCGCGCGCCAGCTCCATCACGTGAATACTGGCCGCCGCCATATCGTCAACGTGCAGAAATTCACGCATCGGCGTGCCGCTGCCCCACACCACCACCTCCGGCGCGTGGCTCTGCGCAGCCTCATGAAAGCGACGCAGCAGCGCCGGGATCACATGTGAATTGTCCGGGTGGAAATTATCATGCGGGCCGTACAGGTTGGTTGGCATCACCGAACGGTAGTCGCGACCGTACTGCCGGTTGTAGGACTCGCACAGTTTAATCCCGGCGATCTTGGCGATGGCGTACGGCTCGTTGGTCGGCTCCAGCGTCCCCTGCAGCAGCTCGCTTTCCGCCATCGGCTGCCTTGCCAGTTTCGGATAGATACAGGACGAACCGAGAAACAGCAGTTTGTTCACGTTGTGCAGGTGCGCGGCGTGAATAATGTTGCTCTCTATCATCATGTTTTCATAAATAAAATCCGCCGGATACGTGTTGTTGGCGACAATGCCGCCCACTTTCGCCGCCGCCAGATAAACCTGGTCGATACCCGCCCCGGCAAAGAACGCCTGTACCGCGCGCCCGTCGAGCAGATCCAGCTCATCGCGGGTGCGCAGTACCAGTTCCACGTCGCCGCGCTGCGCAAGCTGCCGTACAATGGCGGAGCCCACCATTCCGCGATGGCCCGCCACAAAAATTCGTTGCTTATTCATTCTCAGGACTCCAGCGCGATGGCCACCTCATAACCGTGAGATTTCAACAGTGAGTGTTTTTTCGCGGCCTCCAGATCGTTCGCCACCATCTCGGAGACCATCTCCGACAGGGTGATTTCCGGTTTCCAGCCCAGTTTCTCATGCGCTTTGGACGGGTCGCCCAGCAGGGTTTCCACTTCCGCCGGACGGAAATAACGCGGATCAACGGCCACAATCACATCCCCCGGTTTCACGCCCGGCGCATCGTGTCCGGTAACGGATACCACGATCCCTTTCTCATTAATGCCTTCGCCTTCAAAGCGCAGTTTTATCCCCAGTTGCGCCGCTGCCAGCTCCACAAACTGGCGTACGGAATACTGCACGCCGGTGGCAATCACGAAATCTTCCGGCTGCTCCTGCTGTAACATCATCCACTGCATCCGCACGTAATCTTTCGCATGACCCCAGTCGCGCAGCGAGTCCATGTTGCCGAGATACAGGCAGGACTCTAGTCCCTGGGCGATATTGGCGATGGCGCGGGTGATCTTACGGGTGACGAAGGTTTCGCCGCGACGCGGGGACTCGTGGTTAAACAGAATGCCGTTACAGGCGTAAATACCGTAGGATTCACGGTAGTTAACGGTGATCCAGTAGGCGTACAGTTTCGCCACCGCATAGGGGGAACGCGGGTAGAACGGCGTGGTCTCTTTCTGCGGGATCTCCTGCACCAGCCCGTACAGTTCAGAGGTGGAGGCCTGGTAGAACCGCGTTTTCTTTTCAAGACCGAGGAAGCGGATCGCCTCCAGCAGGCGCAGCGTGCCCATCGCATCCACATCGGCGGTATATTCCGGCGACTCAAACGACACCGCCACATGGCTCATCGCGCCCAGGTTGTAGACCTCATCCGGCTGCACTTCCTGTAAAATGCGGGTCAGGTTGGAGGCGTCGGTCAGGTCGCCATAATGCAGATGAAATTTCGGGTTGCAGCTGTGCGGGTCCTGATAAATATGGTCCACGCGCTCGGTATTAAACGATGACGCGCGGCGCTTGATACCATGCACCTCATACCCTTTTTCCAGCAGAAATTCTGCCAGGTAAGACCCATCCTGTCCGGTTACGCCAGTAATGAGAGCGACTTTTGACATTTTCATTTCCTCAAATAGTCCCGTTAGGGAGTAACTTTCTGAACGCGCTGGCGCGTTACCACTGCGGGATTGCCCCGACAAATCGCATTTGCCGGTAATGATTTAAATACGCTGCTGCGCGCGCCGACGACGGTGCCATGACCTATCGTCACGCCGGGCGCGACAAAAACATCGGTCGCCAGCCAACATTTTTCGCCAATAACAATCGGCGCGGCATTAATATCGAAATGGGCGCTGGTATAATCATGGCTACCGGTACACAAATACCCTTTTTGTGAAATAACCGCATGTGCGCCAATATTAATTTCACCCAACGTATATAACACAGCGTCGTCGCCTACCCAGGCATAATCGCCGACGGTTAATTTCCACGGATAGGTAATTTTTACTGACGGTCGAATAACCACATTCTTTCCAATTTTGGCGCCAAA
This DNA window, taken from Salmonella enterica subsp. enterica serovar Typhimurium str. LT2, encodes the following:
- the gmd gene encoding GDP-D-mannose dehydratase (in colanic acid gene cluster; similar to E. coli GDP-D-mannose dehydratase (AAC75114.1); Blastp hit to AAC75114.1 (373 aa), 96% identity in aa 1 - 373); this encodes MSKVALITGVTGQDGSYLAEFLLEKGYEVHGIKRRASSFNTERVDHIYQDPHSCNPKFHLHYGDLTDASNLTRILQEVQPDEVYNLGAMSHVAVSFESPEYTADVDAMGTLRLLEAIRFLGLEKKTRFYQASTSELYGLVQEIPQKETTPFYPRSPYAVAKLYAYWITVNYRESYGIYACNGILFNHESPRRGETFVTRKITRAIANIAQGLESCLYLGNMDSLRDWGHAKDYVRMQWMMLQQEQPEDFVIATGVQYSVRQFVELAAAQLGIKLRFEGEGINEKGIVVSVTGHDAPGVKPGDVIVAVDPRYFRPAEVETLLGDPSKAHEKLGWKPEITLSEMVSEMVANDLEAAKKHSLLKSHGYEVAIALES
- the wcaG gene encoding bifunctional GDP fucose synthetase (in colanic acid gene cluster; similar to E. coli putative nucleotide di-P-sugar epimerase or dehydratase (AAC75113.1); Blastp hit to AAC75113.1 (321 aa), 90% identity in aa 1 - 321), with translation MNKQRIFVAGHRGMVGSAIVRQLAQRGDVELVLRTRDELDLLDGRAVQAFFAGAGIDQVYLAAAKVGGIVANNTYPADFIYENMMIESNIIHAAHLHNVNKLLFLGSSCIYPKLARQPMAESELLQGTLEPTNEPYAIAKIAGIKLCESYNRQYGRDYRSVMPTNLYGPHDNFHPDNSHVIPALLRRFHEAAQSHAPEVVVWGSGTPMREFLHVDDMAAASIHVMELAREVWQENTAPMLSHINVGTGVDCTIRELAQTIAKVVGYQGRVVFDAAKPDGTPRKLLDVTRLHQLGWYHEISLEAGLAGTYQWFLENQQRFRG
- the wcaI gene encoding putative glycosyl transferase (in colanic acid gene cluster; similar to E. coli putative colanic biosynthesis glycosyl transferase (AAC75111.1); Blastp hit to AAC75111.1 (407 aa), 85% identity in aa 1 - 407) is translated as MKILVYGINYSPELTGIGKYTGEMVAWMAQEGHEVRVITAPPYYPQWKVGERYSAWRYRREEGEATVWRCPLYVPKQPSTLKRLLHLGSFALSSFFPLMAQRRWKPDRIIGVVPTLFCTPGMRLLATLSGARTVLHIQDYEVDAMLGLGMAGKGKRGSVARLATAFERSALRNVDNVSTISRSMMNKAREKGVAAEKILFFPNWSEVARFQDVNDADVTALRQQLGLPEGKKIVLYSGNIGEKQGLEKVIDAAERLRDRPLIFAIVGQGGGKARLENMARERGLANIKFLPLQPYDALPALLKMGDCHLVVQKRGAADAVLPSKLTNILAVGGNAVITAEPHTELGQLCARYPGIAVCVEPESTDALVNGISQALAMPKNNTTAREYAERTLNKENVLRQFIADIRG
- the manC gene encoding mannose-1-phosphate (in colanic acid gene cluster; mannose-1-phosphate guanylyltransferase (GDP). (SW:MANC_SALTY)), whose amino-acid sequence is MIMRQTKLYPVVMAGGSGSRLWPLSRVLYPKQFLCLKGDLTMLQTTICRLNGVECESPLVICNEQHRFIVAEQLRQLNKLTENIILEPAGRNTAPAIALAALAATRQHTDCDPLMLVLAADHAIANEEAFRDAVRGAMPYADAGKLVTFGIVPDLPETGYGYIRRGDVVPGATDAVAFEVAQFVEKPGLETAQAYVASGDYYWNSGMFLFRAGRYLEELKKFRPDILAACEQAMRGVDPDLDFIRVDEEAFLACPEESIDYAVMERTADAVVMPMDAGWSDVGSWSSLWEISAHTPEGNVHHGDVISHKTENSYVYAESGLVTTVGVKDLVVVQTKDAVLIADRHAVQDVKKVVEKIKADGRHEHHMHREVYRPWGKYDSIDAGERYQVKRITVKPGEGLSVQMHHHRAEHWVVVAGTARVTINGEVKLLGENESIYIPLGATHCLENPGKIPLDLIEVRSGSYLEEDDVVRFEDRYGRV
- the wcaF gene encoding putative acyltransferase (in colanic acid gene cluster; similar to E. coli putative transferase (AAC75115.1); Blastp hit to AAC75115.1 (182 aa), 87% identity in aa 1 - 180); translated protein: MQDLSGFTVPKGFRGANALKVQLWWAVQATLFAGSPQILYRWRAFLLRLFGAKIGKNVVIRPSVKITYPWKLTVGDYAWVGDDAVLYTLGEINIGAHAVISQKGYLCTGSHDYTSAHFDINAAPIVIGEKCWLATDVFVAPGVTIGHGTVVGARSSVFKSLPANAICRGNPAVVTRQRVQKVTP
- the cpsG gene encoding phosphomannomutase (in colanic acid gene cluster; phosphomannomutase. (SW:MANB_SALTY)), producing the protein MTKLTCFKAYDIRGRLGEELNEDIAWRIGRAYGEYLKPKTVVLGGDVRLTSEALKLALAKGLQDAGVDVLDIGMSGTEEIYFATFHLGVDGGIEVTASHNPMDYNGMKLVREGARPISGDTGLRDVQRLAEAGDFPPVNEAARGSYRQISLRDAYIDHLLGYISVNNLTPLKLVFNAGNGAAGPVIDAIEARLKALGAPVEFIKIHNTPDGTFPNGIPNPLLPECRDDTRKAVIEHGADMGIAFDGDFDRCFLFDEKGQFIEGYYIVGLLAEAFLEKHPGAKIIHDPRLTWNTEAVVTAAGGTPVMSKTGHAFIKERMRTEDAIYGGEMSAHHYFRDFAYCDSGMIPWLLVAELVCLKRQSLGELVRDRMAAFPASGEINSRLAEPAAAIARVEAHFAEEAQAVDRTDGLSMSFADWRFNLRSSNTEPVVRLNVESRGDIPLMEARTRTLLALLNQ
- the wcaH gene encoding GDP-mannose mannosyl hydrolase (in colanic acid gene clustersimilar to E. coli GDP-mannose mannosyl hydrolase (AAC75112.1); Blastp hit to AAC75112.1 (160 aa), 78% identity in aa 15 - 149) yields the protein MRISNGSGGDNVFTSGRFRRRGAGHAPHLPRFHRGKRPGGNFTGPASQPSGAGLLVCAGGAGVQRRNAGGRLCTPDAGGTGRASAAGGRDVLWRLAALL
- the wzxC gene encoding putative export protein (in colanic acid gene cluster; similar to E. coli probable export protein (AAC75107.1); Blastp hit to AAC75107.1 (492 aa), 85% identity in aa 1 - 492), with protein sequence MSLRQKTISGAKWSAIATIVIIGLGLIQMTVLARIIDNHQFGLLTVSLVIIALADTISDFGIANSIIQRKTIGHLELTTLYWLNVGLGIVVFAVVFWLSDAIAHVLHNPDLAPLIKTLSLAFIVIPHGQQFRALMQKELEFNKIGMIETTSVLAGFTFTVISAHYWPLALTAILGYLVNSAVRTLLFGYFGRKIYRPGLHFSLASVSTNLRFGAWLTADSIVNYINTNLSTLVLARILGASVAGGYNLAYNVAVVPPAKLNPIITRVLFPAFAKIQDDTEKLRVNFYKLLSVVGIINFPALLGLMVVANNFVPLVFGEKWNSIIPILQLLCVVGLLRSVGNPIGSLLMAKARVDISFKFNVFKTFLFIPAILIGGHLAGAIGVTLGFLVVQIINTILSYFVMIKPVLGSSYRQYILSLWLPFYLSLPTFITSYGAGKLVDGYLPLSGVFALQVMVGILSFILMIIFSRNALVMEIKNQLVGSAKMKKLLRVG
- the wcaJ gene encoding glucose-1-phosphate transferase (in colanic acid gene cluster; similar to E. coli putative colanic acid biosynthsis UDP-glucose lipid carrier transferase (AAC75108.1); Blastp hit to AAC75108.1 (464 aa), 89% identity in aa 1 - 464); the protein is MTNLKKRERAKTNASLISMVQRFSDITIMFGGLWFICEVSGLPFLYMHLLVALITLVVFQMLGGITDFYRSWRGVKMSTELTLLLQNWTLSLIFSAGLVAFNDDFDNRLATWLAWYALSSLGLVLCRSFIRFGAGWLRNRGYNTRRVAVAGDLPAGQALLDSFRNEPWLGFEVVGVYHDPKPGGVSADWAGNFEQLIDDAKASRIHNVYIAMSMSDGAMVKKLVRELADTTCSVILIPDVFTFNILHSRVEEMSGVPVVPLYDTPLSGINRLLKRAEDIVLASLILLLISPVLCCIALAVKLSSPGPVIFRQTRYGMDGKPIKVWKFRSMKVMENDKVVTQATQNDPRVTRVGNFLRRTSLDELPQFINVLTGGMSIVGPRPHAVAHNEQYRQLIEGYMLRHKMKPGITGWAQINGWRGETDTLEKMEKRVEFDLEYIREWSIWFDIKIVFLTIFKGFVNKAAY